The sequence GACAGATATTACGCCTACAGCTGAAGTGGGCGGTCTCAATAACGCCGGATTTGATTTTGTAGTAGATTCGCAAGATGCAAACACCTTGTGGCTCACCAAACGCCATGAATGGGGATGGAACTATTATAATGGTGTTAAAGTGTATAAGTCTGACAATGGCGGTACATCTTGGACGAATTTGAGCACCTCAACCTTAGACGATCAGCACATCAATACCATTGTCCACAAACGCGGTTCAAATGGTGGGGTTTATATCGGCACGGACAAAACGGTTTATTACCGCAACAACAGCATGAGCGACTGGGCTGCCTATAGCAATGGTTTACCTGCTATTACACCAACCCGGTACTTAGGGATTGATTATCGGAACAGCAAAATCGTCGCGGCTACTTATGGCCGGAGTGTATATCGTGCGGATCTTTATGAAGCCCCCACCGTCCAAGCCGGACTTGCTGTTGCAGAGACGACAAGTAATTGCTCGCGTGATTCCTTCACAATCTATGACCAATCGGTTGCAAGTGCTTCTTCAACCCGTTCATGGACGTTTACTGACGGTAATCCCGCGACCTCGAACGCCCTTAACCCCACCATTTCATTTACTTCGGGTGGATCAAAAAGCATAAGTTTATCGGTTACCGAAAATGGACAAACCAGCCATTATACTGCCAATAACTTACTAACAATTACGGATGGATGTGCGATCGAGGCCCTACCGGTGAATGCCCTTAGCCTAACGACCAATAGCAGTTACGCAACGACCCCAGCCCTAAACCAAACCTCCAATACCATCACTTTGATGGGGTGGATTAAGCCGAATGGCCAACAAGCATCAAATGCTGGCTTGTTTTTTTCTGGAAGTGGCGGGGCGACTGGCTTGAACCTCAAAGGTGCGACAGCAACCGAAAGCGAATTGGGCTATCATTGGGCAAATAGCTCTGGCAGCTATAATTTCTCATCTGGCTTACAGGTTCCGGTCAATCAATGGTCTCATGTTGCTCTGGTCGTCAATGGAACCTCGGCAAAACTCTATCTCAATGGGAAAGCAGCTACACGAACCGCAACGCACAATGCCGTTAACTTCTCCAGCGGTTTTAATTTGGGGAATGATCGTGGCAATTCCAGCCGTACCTTTAAAGGTCTAATGGAAGAGATTCGGATTTACAATCGGGCCTTATCCCAAGAAGAAATCCGTGAACGAATGCACCTTACAGGCAATGTGGGAAGTGATGCGAACTTGGTTTCCTATTATCAATTTAATGAAAGTGCGGGCAAGATATTGGATCGTATCGGAACGGCACATGCCACCTTGAACGGTTCAGCAAGCCGAGCCAGTTCGGCGGCTCCTGTCGCCACGGGTGTAAGTAATCGCCAAACAGTGATCGCAAGCGGTGTGGTATCTTTTGGCACAACGGGGGTAACCATTGATTTCTCATCCGGTGGAACTTTACCAAATGGGGAAATTGCCGTTTCCCGTTTGGACGCGGCACCCAATGTGGATACTGGCATTACCGCAAAAAGCCGCAGTTATTGGGTTATCGAAAACTTCGGTACAAATGCAAGTTTTACGAATCTAAATAGCATCACTTTTTCCAATATCGGCAATGTAACCGCCTCGGACGTAGCCTCCCCTAACCGCTTTAAACTCTATAAACGAGATTCTCGCGCCGATGATCAGACGTGGACGTTGGTCGGAACGGGAACGTCAGCGATTGCGGGTTCGGATGGGAGCGTAACTTTTGGCAGTTCAAGTATAACGTCTTTTAGCCAGTTTTTGATTACAAACGAGGAAGGCTCCTCTCTGCCGATCACCTTAGCCGCATTTCAGGTTGCAGCCACAACAAATCATGAAGTGAGCGCAACTTGGGCGACACATTCCGAGACAAAAACAGACCACTACATTCTGGAGCGTAGCAAAGACCAAACTGATTGGGAAAAAGTTGCGACACTGCCCGCTAAAGGAGAATCTGGAACGATCCAAAATTATGAACTTCGCGATCCCATGCCGAGAAAAGGAACCACTTGGTATCGGCTCAAAACCATGAACCGCGACGGTTCAAGCCAAATCAGCAGCATTCAAGAACTTACGTTGGAGACATTGGGCTTCGACTTGGCGACCTACCCAAATCCGGCACCGCGTAACACGGGCCTCAACATTGCCAATGGAATGGCTGGTACGGCAACCTTCATGCTTTATGATGTGCAAGGGAGAAAAGTAAAAACAGTACTTGTGGAAGACCGATCGGAGTTAAACATTGCCGATTTACCTGCCGGAATGTACTTCTGGATGGCACAAACCAAATCGAAAATTAAGACTGGAAGAATCGTGGTCGAATAACGGAAATAAAAAGGGAGGCTTTTCGCGATTGGCCTCCCTTTATTATTTTCACCAACTTGATCCAGTTAAGAGATCTGACCCACGAAAAATCCGAGCTACAAAGAAATCCATCAGAATCTTACCTTTTGAAAATCGTATGACATTTACATATGCCCTTTTTGAAAATTGACGGGATAAAAACTGATCTAAACACCTCACTCGTGTCTTTTTTGTGCTTTACATCACATGATTGAATTGTTTGGCAGTTGTTACTTTGTGAGCGTTATGTTCACGAACCCTGAAAAGACCGTTAAAGTACGGAATAATGGGAAATAAAGTAGGAAGTGCGCCTAAGAGATACTCGCAAAGGAAGAGCGATTTTGAGAACCCATGCTTGGACTTATTAGGTATTAAATTCATTCGGACAAATTTTTGTGCCGAACCCCGTTTCAAATGCAAGGGGTTGTGTAAAAAGGCCGTTCTACAGCGAAAACACTTTTTACACAACTCCTTTAAACGGGTATATCTTTCCCAAGCGGCTATCCAAGGCGTTCAATATCAGGAGGTCGCTATTGAAAATTCCTATTTAGAACCTCATTATTTGACGAGCATCATTTTTTTGGTTTGGACGAAATTGCCCACTTCCAAAAGATACAGATACGCGCCACTCGGTAAGCCCGTTGCATCAAATGAAACACGGTAGTTGCCTGCTATTTGTGCATGATTGACCAACATCTTCACTTCTCGTCCTTGCATGTCGTACACTGCCAATTTCACATTTGCCGCCACCGAAAGTAGATATTCAATTTCTGTGCTGGGATTGAATGGATTCGGATAATTACCGATGAGCGCCGTTACTGTTGGTAGCGACTCACCTTCATTGGCGATCAATAAGCCATGCACAAACTGCGCACTCACTGCATCCCCAATCGTGGAGGAGTTTACACCGTCCATTGTCAATACCCGTTGATACAATGTGAGGTTATTCCACGATTTTCCAAACGCGGCTTTCAGTTTGTCGTTGAGTTGGGCAAAAGTAAGTTTGACGCTTGTATTGGCATTTGCTGAAAGGTCGAAGAGTAAATTCGAGAAATCGGCTTTATCCGAGAGTTGCCATTTATACGTCAGTGCATCGCCATCGGCATCGGTGGAAGTAGTCCACGAAAAATCAATCGTATTACTTATGGCGCTTGCTGTCGTTGTGCCACCAATGGTAACAGTGGCAGATGTTTGTACCACCGCTTTTGAGGGCGCGCGATTGAGCTTAAATACATACGTTGCGCCAGAACTGGAAGCAGAATTATTCGTTTGCGTCCCATTTACCCCAGTGGTATTGCTATCTTCTTGAAAAGCCCCAGCCACAATGGAATCCTCCGAAATCGCAACCGAATAGCCAAAATTGTCCGCTATTTCCGTATTACTTGCTTTGAGGTAATCCTGTTGTGCCCAAGTACTGCCACTACGAGTAAACGTGTAGGTTGCCCCTGAAGAAAGTGCGCTATTATCGGTTTGCGTGCCATTTACCCCTGTCGCATTGCTGTCTTCTCCATAAGCCCCGACCACAATCGTATCCCCTGAAATTGCGACTGCGTAGCCAAACCAATCACTTACGCCTGTATTACTGGCTTTAAGATAGGCTTGTTGCGTCCAAGTCGTTCCACTACGAACAAACACGTAAGCGGCTCCAGACTCCTTTGCGCTATTATCGGTTTGTGTGCCATTTACCCCTGTGGTATTGCTGCCTTCAAAATAAGCCCCGATCACAATGGTATTCCCCGAAATTGCAACCGAAGTGCCAAACCTATCACCTGCTTCTGTATTACTGGCTTTGAGATAGGCTTGTTGCGTCCAAGTCGTTCCACTACGAACAAACACGTAAGCGGCTCCAGACTCCTTTGCGCTATTATCGGTTTGTGTGCCATTTACCCCTGTGGTATTGCTGCCTTCTCCAAAAGCCCCAACCACAATGGTATCCCCCGAAATCGCAACTGCATAGCCAAAGAGATCACTTGCTTCCGTATTACTGGCTTTGAGATAGGCTTGTTGTGTCCAAGTACTGCCACTGCGAATAAATACGTAGGCGGCGCCGGAAGCAGAAGCGCTATTATTCGATTCTGTGGCATTGACTCCTGTGGCATTGCTATCTTCTCCATTAGCCCCAACCACAATGGTATCCCCTGAAATGGCAACCGAAACGCCAAAGGCATCACCTCCTCCTGTATTACTGGCTTTGAGATAGGCTTGTTGCGTCCAATTCGTTCCACTACGAACAAACACGTAGGCTGCCCCAGAAGTAGTTGCGCTATTATTCGATTCTGTGCCATTGACTCCTGTGGCATTGCTATCTTCTTCAAGAGCCCCGACCACAATGGTATTCCCCGAAATTGCAACCGAAGTGCCAAACCTATCCTCAATTTCCGTATTACTGGCTTTGAGGTAGGCTTGTTGCGTCCAATTCGTTCCATTACGAACAAACACGTAGGCGGCTCCAGAATTTTTGGCAGAATTATCTGCTTGATTGCCATTGACTCCAGTGGCATTGCTACTTTCATAACGAGCTGCAACCACAATCGTCTCCCCTGAAATGGCGACCGAATAGCCAAACCAATCATCTTTTTCTGTGTTGCTTGCTTTGAGGTAGACCTGTTGGACATAAGGGTCTATGGTAAGTGGGTAAACTGCACCGCTTTCTTGAACGGATAGCACCAAATCGCTTCCACGACGTTGCATTTCGGCAGGAAAAGTTCGTCCAGTAGCGTCAAAGGCTATTAAGCCGTTGTAAGAAACAGTTGCGCTACCATTTTCTCCCTTCCACACCATATCGCGTCCATTTTCGCTGATTTGGCTTGTCCAGTTTGTTGGCTCATTAATGCCTAAAACCACTTCTAAGGCTTTGCCCAAGGTCGCACCTTGCGGACGTTCAAGCAAAGTAAAGCCTTGTTGAACACCTTTGCGGGTGTGGATAATCCACTCCGTCATCGTTCCGAAATTTCGGGCTAAACGATTGGTAGATGCTTGAAAAGGTTTGGAGAGAATACTTTGGGTCGCACCTGAAAAGCCAAAAGAACGAAGCGAAAGTTGTACGTTGTCTTTGCCTGATTTAAGCGACAATCCACTTTGATTAATGGACGCAATGCCCGCTTCGTAGCCGTTTGCTGTCGGTTTAAAATGGTAATCAGGGTCGTTTTTAACCAATGCTTCTTGAATGGCAAGCTGTGCCGACATGGGCAGTTTCTCGAAAGAAGTACCGTCTTGATCTAATTGCTTTTGGGCTTCCGAGTAAGTAGGCGTTTGTAGTAATGACTTTACGAAAAGGCTATGTGCCCATGTCGCCGCCGATGGTAAACTGCCATCGGTGCAAACTTGTTGTGCGTTTACACTCGTTATCAGGGTCGCCACGAGTAACGCGAGCGTTGTCAGGTTTTTGTTCATATGGTTTAGGGGTTTGGCGCGATGCACCGCGCACTTATTTATGGGTTAGGGATGAAGTCTATCAAAATCAAGTACATCACGAAGCAGTCGCTTCACCTTTCGCATGGATGGTTCAAATTAGATAAAGACTGGGCTTGGGTGTTATCACAATCGTACACTTCTCTATAAAAATCGTACACAAAGGTTGAAATTCTGTAAAAAAAACGACTATTTTGGGCATTTGGCGCATGGAAAAAATGAAAACACCGATTAAGCAGATTTTGCCAATCAATACGGATTTCCGTATCACAGCAGACAAACAAAAAGGCTTCGATGTAAAACACCGAAGCCGTTTGCTTAATTGCCTTATGCCCAAATCCGCTACTTCACCAGTACAAGCGACTTATTGGCCACAAAATTCTCTCCTTTTACCCGCACGAAATAACGTCCGGAAGACAAGTCTTGGGCTTGGAAAGTGAAGGCATGGGTAGTTTGTCCGGCCAAACTTCCATTGTGCAGCGTAGCAACCTTGCGGCCTTGTAGGTCATAAATATTGATCTGCACCACCTGCGTTTGTGCCACGGCCAAGGTGAAGTTTGTTTGAGGATTAAAGGGATTCGGATACGCTTCCGAAAGCGCAAAAGTGTCTGTTAATTCCACAAAGACCTGCATCATCCGACCATAACTTACATACCCATTTTTATCATATTGCGCAATGCGGAAAACGTGAGCGCCATACGCCAGATTTGGAACAGTAAACGAGTACTCGCTCAGGTCAATGGACGTACCTTTGCCTTTCACCTCGCCAACTGGCTTCCATCCTTGGGGCGTTTGCTGTTCAATCACAAAGCGGTCGTTGTTGGTTTCGCTTGCGGTTACCCATTTTAGCGTAGCCGTTTGGGCTTCTACGGTTGCCGTAGCCGACACGAGCGAGATGGGAAGTGAATTTTGTGTGCCTGTGCCATTGAATTGCGTAAGTGCCAAACAGAAAGAATCAACCTTTACCCATGTTCCTGTTCCCAAAACAGGAGGATTAGGATATGAAGCAAAACTGTTATAAAAGTCAAGGTTTTCATAGTCATAAGGAGCCACAACATTAAGGTCGCTTCGAATTTCCCAACGAGTTAAAGCTGCATTCCATGACACACGTGTTGGATAACCACCATTTACGTTTACACCTGCGTAAGCGTTTCGAGTGGGGCTACCGCCGCTTGATAACAAGTTCATCGTTTGGGCTGTTGGCTGATAACATCCGCCAGAACCATCTGCATAACTGATCGTTTGCGCAGAAATCGGCATTGCATACATAAATGCAAGTACCGAGAAAAATAGTAAATGTTTTTTCATGAGTTTGAGAGGTTAAATGCACTTTCGCTGTTACGAAACATGCGTTGTGGATTATGAGTTAAGTGAAGAATTTCCCAGAAGATACCTAACGGTCGCCCACACCTGAATGTATAGGCTTTTAAAACGGGGTTTTGGATTCGGGTGGGGCATTTTTGACCCACAAACGAATCGAACGTACAACTTAAACGCATAGACGACGCTGTTTTAGCATACGTCGCGATGTTTTCGGATGTGTTCTTGTCTAAATCAATCGTGTAATGGTGGCAACATGAACGAATAGGAGAAGCATTCACAAATGCTTCTAAAATTGTTTTGTCAAAGTCAGGTTTTTGTTCATATGGTTTAGGGTTTTGGCGCGATGCACCACCCACTTACTTATGGTTTAGGGATGGAAGTCTATCAAAATCAAGTACATAATGAAGCAGTCGCTACGCCTTTCGCATGGATGGTTCAAATTAGATCAAGACTGGGCTTGTGTGTTATCACAATCGTACACTTCTCTATAAGGATCGTACACAGAGGGAAATTCAGGAAAAATCTTTTCTCCCTTTGCGTCGCCGTGCGCTTTTTAAAGACTCCATGCCTCATTTCTCCATGCCCATATAGACAAAAATAGCACAAGACACTAAAAAAAGGGATCATGGTCAAAAAACACTATTAACGAATGACAGATCATTGACCATGACCCCTACTTCACTCAAACGAATGGAAGGTTAACCTATTTCATTAACACCATTTGTTTGCTAAAGACCTTGTCTTGGGCCATCATACGTACAAAGTACATCCCTGATGCCAAGCCATGTGCTTGGAAAGAAACCGTATAGCTACCAGCCGATACGGTTTGGTTAAACGGTGTAGCCACCACACGGCCATTCAGGTCGAACACTTCCAAACGAACCGGAGAGGTAACAGGAACCGAGAAACTGATCTGCGTGGAAGGATTGAAAGGGTTTGGATAAACCGACGTCAAGGCAAAACTACTCGGGATTTCCTCTTCTGTAGCAGTGGCAATACGTTTTTGGATCGTTGGGACAAGTGGCGTGCCATCGCACTTTGTCTTTTGCGCATTTCGCGCCGTAAGCGTGCTGCCATCCATCACCAATTCAAACTCCTGACAACTTGCTTGGGCATTAACCGTTACCTCATCCGATACCCGAATCTTCACCCAAGCCGGAAGCGATGCCGGATTGACCGTGCCTTTCAGTTCCGCGCGGTCACTGCCTTTACACATACCACTCGTGGAAGGGGTGTCATTGCACACCAATGAAAGACCCGCAGGCGCATTAGCCACAGAAACCGTGAAGGGGTCGCCGTCTTCTGCCACCACCTCGATCGGATACGAAACCGTTTGATTGGCAAACGTGGTCGCTGGTATGCTCGATACCACCGGAATGTAATAGGGCTTAACGTACAC is a genomic window of Rhodothermia bacterium containing:
- a CDS encoding T9SS type A sorting domain-containing protein — translated: MNKNLTTLALLVATLITSVNAQQVCTDGSLPSAATWAHSLFVKSLLQTPTYSEAQKQLDQDGTSFEKLPMSAQLAIQEALVKNDPDYHFKPTANGYEAGIASINQSGLSLKSGKDNVQLSLRSFGFSGATQSILSKPFQASTNRLARNFGTMTEWIIHTRKGVQQGFTLLERPQGATLGKALEVVLGINEPTNWTSQISENGRDMVWKGENGSATVSYNGLIAFDATGRTFPAEMQRRGSDLVLSVQESGAVYPLTIDPYVQQVYLKASNTEKDDWFGYSVAISGETIVVAARYESSNATGVNGNQADNSAKNSGAAYVFVRNGTNWTQQAYLKASNTEIEDRFGTSVAISGNTIVVGALEEDSNATGVNGTESNNSATTSGAAYVFVRSGTNWTQQAYLKASNTGGGDAFGVSVAISGDTIVVGANGEDSNATGVNATESNNSASASGAAYVFIRSGSTWTQQAYLKASNTEASDLFGYAVAISGDTIVVGAFGEGSNTTGVNGTQTDNSAKESGAAYVFVRSGTTWTQQAYLKASNTEAGDRFGTSVAISGNTIVIGAYFEGSNTTGVNGTQTDNSAKESGAAYVFVRSGTTWTQQAYLKASNTGVSDWFGYAVAISGDTIVVGAYGEDSNATGVNGTQTDNSALSSGATYTFTRSGSTWAQQDYLKASNTEIADNFGYSVAISEDSIVAGAFQEDSNTTGVNGTQTNNSASSSGATYVFKLNRAPSKAVVQTSATVTIGGTTTASAISNTIDFSWTTSTDADGDALTYKWQLSDKADFSNLLFDLSANANTSVKLTFAQLNDKLKAAFGKSWNNLTLYQRVLTMDGVNSSTIGDAVSAQFVHGLLIANEGESLPTVTALIGNYPNPFNPSTEIEYLLSVAANVKLAVYDMQGREVKMLVNHAQIAGNYRVSFDATGLPSGAYLYLLEVGNFVQTKKMMLVK
- a CDS encoding T9SS type A sorting domain-containing protein, with the protein product MKKHLLFFSVLAFMYAMPISAQTISYADGSGGCYQPTAQTMNLLSSGGSPTRNAYAGVNVNGGYPTRVSWNAALTRWEIRSDLNVVAPYDYENLDFYNSFASYPNPPVLGTGTWVKVDSFCLALTQFNGTGTQNSLPISLVSATATVEAQTATLKWVTASETNNDRFVIEQQTPQGWKPVGEVKGKGTSIDLSEYSFTVPNLAYGAHVFRIAQYDKNGYVSYGRMMQVFVELTDTFALSEAYPNPFNPQTNFTLAVAQTQVVQINIYDLQGRKVATLHNGSLAGQTTHAFTFQAQDLSSGRYFVRVKGENFVANKSLVLVK